The Vitis riparia cultivar Riparia Gloire de Montpellier isolate 1030 chromosome 3, EGFV_Vit.rip_1.0, whole genome shotgun sequence genome includes a region encoding these proteins:
- the LOC117910857 gene encoding translocase of chloroplast 120, chloroplastic-like has protein sequence MENRVEAVDISHLGEMKGVDDRVFEERVGEGVVSGSDESKDSEGDEIFEEAVDHPMKLESGNVVVDEDGDGKVIDDSESVGIDGNLNVGHEGETFEEAIGVSGEVRNSEQAVAGGVEAEVEGLVGREGVDGVGKVNNIDEESISKEVVTDDLTGLVDSEEDKGKEVSDAGMDGGMDLLKDGNKVDEVFSVVLEKSENKDSDDLNLEARPAYENSENGDSNKAGKNGIDSDHEHEANGGFLHEDNKSEDLKTSTLNTEHQDGESGEPKNTSSGVSKGENQKEDQPVLDMECKNEESGELKGASSNAEYVDGKYQEVNDSLTSLDADHQDDNNVELRVSLGSRHGEDKGEEQGETLANLVTEHQDSQSREPEESPVRWESEHHGESAEPKVISANMYTPVDEGVSASGTGRSPSVEDSAIEKSETEQCAIEDSTIEKSETKQGVTSELAAADYISPQPERAVENVAEVKNKYVVFEEQETKEPNTEKEDQKIQGNREREIRPAEQVASSSGRSSNPGPPPAHPAGLGRAAPLLEPASRVVQQPRVNGTTSQVQAQLIEDAGNGEAEENDETREKLQMIRVKFLRLAHRLGQTPHNVVVAQVLYRLGLAEQLRGRNGGRVGAFSFDRASAMAEQLEAAGQEPLDFSCTIMVLGKTGVGKSATINSIFDEVKFSTDAFQVGTKKVQDVVGTVQGIKVRVIDTPGLLPSWSDQRQNEKILHSVKRFIKKTPPDIVLYLDRLDMQSRDFGDMPLLRTITEIFGPSIWFNAIVVLTHAASAPPDGPNGTASSYDMFVTQRSHVVQQAIRQAAGDMRLMNPVSLVENHSACRTNRAGQRVLPNGQIWKPHLLLLSFASKILAEANTLLKLQDSPPGKPFTTRSRSPPLPFLLSSLLQSRPQVRLPEEQVGDEDTLDEDLDDSSDSDDESEYDELPPFRRLTKAQLSKLTRAQKKAYYDELEYREKLFMKKQLKEEKERRKMMKKMAASSKDLPSDYSENAEEESGGAASVPVPMPDWALPASFDSDNPTHRYRYLDSSNQWLVRPVLETHGWDHDVGYEGINVERVFAIKDKIPVSFSGQVTKDKKDANLQMEIASSVKHGEGKATSVGFDMQTVGKDMAYTLRSETRFCNYRKNKATAGLSITALGDAITAGLKLEDKLIVNKRIRLVMTGGAMTGRGDVAYGGSLEATLRDKDHPLGRSLSTLGLSIMDWHGDLAIGCNIQSQIPIGRFTNMIGRVNLNNRGAGQVSIRLNSSEQLQIALIGLVPLLQKLLGYSQQGQFGQ, from the coding sequence ATGGAAAATAGGGTGGAAGCTGTTGATATAAGCCATTTGGGGGAGATGAAGGGCGTGGATGATAGGGTTTTTGAGGAGAGAGTCGGAGAGGGTGTAGTGTCTGGGTCGGATGAGTCGAAGGATTCGGAAGGGGATGAGATTTTTGAGGAGGCGGTGGATCATCCAATGAAATTGGAATCGGGAAATGTTGTTGTAGATGAAGATGGGGATGGTAAAGTAATTGATGATTCAGAGTCAGTGGGGATTGACGGGAATTTGAATGTAGGGCATGAGGGGGAGACGTTTGAAGAGGCAATTGGGGTTTCTGGTGAAGTTAGGAATAGTGAGCAGGCTGTGGCGGGAGGTGTTGAAGCGGAAGTGGAAGGTTTAGTGGGTAGGGAGGGTGTTGATGGGGTTGGGAAGGTAAACAACATTGATGAGGAAAGTATTTCCAAGGAAGTGGTGACAGATGATTTGACTGGGTTGGTGGatagtgaagaagataagggGAAGGAGGTGTCTGATGCAGGTATGGATGGAGGGATGGACCTTTTGAAGGATGGGAATAAGGTGGATGAGGTGTTTAGTGTGGTACTTGAGAAGTCTGAAAACAAGGATTCAGATGATTTGAATTTGGAGGCAAGGCCGGCTTATGAAAACTCTGAAAATGGAGATTCCAATAAGGCGGGTAAAAATGGCATTGATTCTGATCATGAGCATGAAGCCAATGGAGGGTTTCTGCATGAAGATAATAAAAGTGAGGACTTGAAGACGAGCACCTTGAATACTGAACATCAAGATGGTGAGAGCGGGGAGCCAAAAAACACTTCATCTGGCGTCTCCAAGGGGGAAAACCAGAAGGAAGATCAACCTGTCTTAGACATGGAATGTAAAAATGAGGAGAGTGGAGAGCTAAAAGGTGCTTCATCTAATGCTGAATATGTGGATGGTAAGTATCAAGAAGTGAATGATAGTTTGACTAGCTTGGATGCAGATCATCAAGATGATAACAATGTGGAATTGAGGGTTAGCCTTGGTTCAAGGCATGGAGAGGATAAGGGTGAGGAACAGGGGGAAACTTTGGCTAACTTAGTTACAGAACATCAAGATAGCCAGAGTAGGGAGCCGGAAGAGAGTCCTGTGAGGTGGGAATCAGAGCATCATGGTGAAAGTGCTGAACCAAAAGTCATTTCAGCTAATATGTACACTCCTGTGGATGAAGGGGTTTCCGCTTCAGGGACAGGAAGGTCACCTTCTGTAGAAGATTCTGCTATTGAAAAGAGTGAGACGGAGCAATGTGCCATAGAAGATTCTACTATTGAGAAGAGTGAGACAAAGCAAGGTGTCACATCTGAATTGGCAGCAGCCGATTATATAAGTCCTCAGCCGGAGCGTGCTGTGGAAAATGTAGCTgaagttaaaaacaaatatgTTGTGTTTGAGGAGCAGGAGACAAAAGAACCAAACACGGAGAAGGAGGATCAAAAAATTCAAGGGAATAGGGAACGGGAAATTCGTCCCGCAGAACAGGTTGCTTCATCATCTGGAAGATCTTCAAATCCTGGTCCTCCTCCTGCTCATCCTGCTGGCCTTGGGCGTGCTGCCCCGCTGTTGGAACCTGCTTCGCGTGTGGTGCAGCAGCCTCGAGTGAATGGAACCACATCCCAGGTACAAGCTCAACTCATTGAAGATGCTGGAAATGGGGAGGCTGAGGAAAATGATGAGACCCGTGAAAAACTCCAGATGATACGGGTGAAGTTTTTGCGGCTTGCTCATAGGCTTGGGCAGACTCCCCATAACGTTGTCGTGGCTCAAGTCTTGTACAGACTTGGATTGGCTGAACAGCTACGAGGGAGGAATGGGGGCCGTGTTGGTGCCTTCAGCTTTGACCGTGCTAGTGCCATGGCTGAGCAGCTTGAGGCAGCAGGGCAAGAGCCCCTCGATTTCTCTTGCACAATCATGGTTCTTGGAAAGACAGGAGTTGGTAAAAGTGCAACTATCAACTCAATATTTGATGAAGTGAAGTTTAGTACTGATGCTTTTCAGGTGGGTACAAAGAAGGTTCAGGATGTTGTGGGAACAGTTCAGGGAATTAAGGTAAGGGTCATTGACACTCCGGGCCTTCTACCATCCTGGTCAGACCAACGCCAGAATGAGAAGATCCTCCACTCTGTTAAAAGGTTTATCAAGAAAACCCCTCCAGATATTGTTCTGTATCTTGATAGGTTGGACATGCAGAGCAGGGATTTTGGTGACATGCCGCTGTTGCGCACAATAACTGAAATATTTGGACCATCAATATGGTTCAATGCAATTGTGGTTCTTACTCATGCAGCATCTGCTCCACCTGATGGCCCAAATGGTACTGCTTCAAGTTATGATATGTTTGTCACTCAGAGGTCTCATGTTGTCCAGCAAGCAATTCGTCAGGCAGCTGGGGATATGCGGCTCATGAACCCTGTGTCCTTGGTAGAGAACCACTCTGCATGCAGAACAAATAGGGCCGGGCAGAGAGTTTTACCAAATGGTCAGATTTGGAAGCCGCATTTGTTATTGCTCTCCTTTGCGTCAAAGATTTTGGCTGAAGCAAACACGCTTCTAAAGTTGCAAGATAGTCCACCTGGAAAGCCTTTTACAACACGATCAAGATCACCTCCTTTACCCTTccttctctcatctcttctccaATCAAGACCACAGGTAAGACTGCCAGAGGAGCAGGTTGGTGATGAGGACACTTTAGATGAGGATTTGGATGACTCATCTGATTCAGATGATGAATCAGAATATGACGAATTGCCACCATTTAGACGATTGACAAAAGCCCAGCTGTCAAAGCTTACTAGAGCTCAGAAGAAGGCTTATTATGATGAGCTAGAATATAGGGAAAAACTTTTTATGAAGAAACAATTGAAGGAAGAGAAAGAGCGACggaagatgatgaagaaaatgGCAGCTTCTTCTAAGGATTTACCAAGTGACTACAGCGAGAACGCAGAAGAAGAAAGTGGTGGTGCTGCATCTGTGCCAGTTCCCATGCCAGATTGGGCCTTGCCTGCTTCTTTTGATTCTGATAATCCAACTCACCGTTATCGATATCTTGATTCATCCAACCAGTGGCTTGTGAGGCCTGTTCTGGAAACTCATGGTTGGGATCACGACGTTGGTTATGAAGGCATAAATGTGGAAAGAGTGTTTGCTATTAAGGACAAGATACCTGTTTCTTTTTCAGGCCAGGTTACAAAGGATAAAAAGGATGCCAATCTCCAAATGGAAATAGCCAGTTCAGTTAAGCATGGGGAAGGAAAAGCAACTTCTGTAGGTTTTGATATGCAGACGGTTGGAAAGGACATGGCATATACTCTGCGCAGTGAGACAAGATTTTGTAACTATAGGAAAAATAAGGCAACAGCTGGTCTTTCTATTACTGCCCTGGGTGATGCCATAACAGCTGGATTAAAACTTGAAGACAAATTGATTGTTAACAAACGGATCCGGCTGGTTATGACTGGTGGTGCCATGACTGGCCGTGGTGATGTTGCTTATGGTGGTAGCTTGGAGGCCACCCTAAGAGATAAAGATCATCCTCTGGGTCGTTCGCTATCAACTCTTGGGCTCTCCATCATGGATTGGCATGGAGATCTTGCTATTGGATGCAACATACAGTCCCAGATCCCTATTGGCAGGTTTACAAACATGATTGGTCGAGTCAATTTGAATAATAGGGGAGCGGGGCAGGTCAGCATACGCTTGAATAGCTCAGAACAGCTTCAAATAGCTTTAATTGGTCTGGTTCCTCTACTCCAGAAGCTACTTGGTTATTCTCAACAAGGACAGTTTGGACAATGA